The Deltaproteobacteria bacterium sequence GAGGCTGGGCCGGTAACCTTGAAGCCTTTTAAGGTAGTCGGCAGGAACCGCCTCCCTGGGGAGCATTTCCTGAAAGGTCCTGAGGGCCCCGGCATTGCTGACCACGGCCCGGGCCGGCAGGACCTTTCCGCTGGACAGGGCCACACCCTGGACCGCCCCGTTTTTGACCTGGATTTTTTCTGCCCTGGTTTCATAGAGGATCTTTCCTCCGGAGGCCTCAATCACCTCGGCCAGGGCATTGCTCAAGGCCTGCGAGTTGGGCTTGATATAGAAAGAGCCGTTTTTCAAATATTCTCCGGTAGCCACGGCAAAATAAAAAGCCGACAGCTTTGAAGGCGGCAGGCCGTAATAGCCCCAAAGGGCCGACAGGATATCCCGGAGTTGGGGCTCCTTGACATAATCATCCAGAAGCCGGGCCAGGGTTTTGTCTCTAACTTTCCACATCTTGGGGTACTGAATCGGGAACAGGGGTTTGAAGACCTGGCCTTTTTTCTGATGGAGCTTCTGGCTTTCTTCGGCGATACCGATGATCTCGGAAACAAATCCGTGGATGCCTTCTTTTTCCTGGGGAAAGCGCTCCCCAAGGAGGCGTATAAAAGCCTCAGGGTTTCGGTTAGGGACGGAAAAGGTTCCGGTCGGAGTCTTGAAAAAATAGATCTCCGGCAATTCTACCAATTGCAGCTTCTCCAGGACCCCTAAGTCTTTGAGGATGCGGGCGGTGGCATTGTTGTTGATGGAAGTCCCATGCAAAGAGACCTCAAAGGAGAATTTTCCCCTGGCCCGGTCAAAAGAGGTGGCGTATCCTCCCGGGATGTCGTGTTGTTCCACCACGGTCACCGGGAGGCCCTGCCTGGCCAAGTAAGCGGCGCAGGCCAGCCCCCCCAAGCCACTGCCGATAACCACAGTGGGATAATTCGTATTTGGTCCCATGTTTTCGGCCCAGGCGGAGATCTTCTTCCAGTCCAAGGCCAACGAGGCCGCACTCATGGCCGAAATGGTTAAAAAGGATCTTCTGGTTATTTTTTCTCTAAACATGGCTTCCTCCTCTTAATGTTGATGGTGGCTTCCATTTTAGAGGTATATCCTAACCAGGCAATAAGTTTAAGATGAAAAGGTGAAAAAAGGGGATAAGCGGTCCGGGGAAG is a genomic window containing:
- a CDS encoding FAD-dependent oxidoreductase, giving the protein MFREKITRRSFLTISAMSAASLALDWKKISAWAENMGPNTNYPTVVIGSGLGGLACAAYLARQGLPVTVVEQHDIPGGYATSFDRARGKFSFEVSLHGTSINNNATARILKDLGVLEKLQLVELPEIYFFKTPTGTFSVPNRNPEAFIRLLGERFPQEKEGIHGFVSEIIGIAEESQKLHQKKGQVFKPLFPIQYPKMWKVRDKTLARLLDDYVKEPQLRDILSALWGYYGLPPSKLSAFYFAVATGEYLKNGSFYIKPNSQALSNALAEVIEASGGKILYETRAEKIQVKNGAVQGVALSSGKVLPARAVVSNAGALRTFQEMLPREAVPADYLKRLQGYRPSLSSFIVWLGLNKELRGKIKGYGIHVSSGQGPDNDYLSCLKGEVDRGSFSVTIYNNLFEGYSRPGTSNLMLLFLCGYDPWRKFEADYRAGRKAAYDQEKARWADILIKRAEEKVIPGLSSMIEVREVATPLTNWRFTGNTEGAIYGFEQSLNNAFMERIDNRTPVKGLYLSSAWGSPGGGYAGVLRAGESTFQKMMEDWGA